The segment AAGTACATCGTTCTCATCATCATCCACGTATAGAATAGTTGGATTGTTTTCCATTACACAAACACTCGTTCGTTTTATCCTGCAGACAGTTCCACGCAAAACGGACTGCCTTTGCCGGAGTTCGATTCCATCCCTCAGCCCCCTTCATCGCTCAGCATTTAGTTCGCAGCCTGCATCTGGAGCAGGTTTCATTTTAGACATCATTTATCACCCCGCGTTCGAATACTCCAAAGATCGATCATGGGACACAACTCCGATGCGAATGTCGTCCAGATAACAACAACTTCCGATGCAATTAGTTTCCCCCAACATCCTTTTTCCCGCGTTGCCCCGTTTTCGTAGTGAGATGGAAGTCTAAAACCAAACCTCAAGATTCAGAGGACAAGGTGGCCGGCAGATCTATGAACTCATAACCGCAAGGCGGAGTTCAGGTTTCTGACACTTTTCTTAAAGAAGCGAGGGCAGTTTGAAAATCCGCCGGCCAGGGAGCCTCAAAACTGAGCTTCTTTCCCTTGCATGGATGGAGGAAGGAAAGTTTCCAGGCATGCAGCATCTGGCGTGGCGCGGCATAGCCAGTCACTTCGATCAAACGCTTGTTCTGCCGCGTTCCATAAGTGGCATCACCTACAATTGGATAGCCAAGATGCTGAAAATGTACGCGGATCTGATGGGTTCTGCCGGTATGTAAAAGAGCCTCCAGCCAGGTGGCGCCTGAAAATCGCTCGCGCACTTTGTAACTCGTCCAGGCTTCCCGTCCGCTCCCATCTGTCACGGTCATCCTTTTACGATGGGTCGGATGCCGGGCAATGGACGCCCGGATTTCCCCGCTATTCCGCACCACCTCGCCACAGACAATTGCCAGATAAGTTTTTTCCAAGGTGCGCCCGGAAAATTGTTCTGCCAGCGCCATATGCGCCGCATCATTCTTGGCCACCACGAGGCAACCGCTCGTCTCCTTGTCCAGGCGATGGACGATTCCAGGACGCGCCACTCCGCCAATGCCGCTCAATTGTCCCTCACAATGATGCAGCAATGCATTCACCAACGTGTGTTCCTCGTGACCCGCTGCGGGATGCACCACCAAACCCGGCGCCTTGTTGAGCACCAACAAGTCGGAATCTTCAAAAATAATATCCAGCGGGATATCTTCGGGCCTTGCTTCCGCTGGACGCGCCTCCGGCCAGTAAACTTCGATCAGCTCGCCGGCCCGAGGGTGATGGGTCGGCTTGATTGTCTGGCCATTAACCTTGATGTGTCCTTGTTCGATCAATCTCTGGATGGTGCCGCGGGAGACCGCCGGAAATCGTTCGCGTAGAAATGTGTCCAACCGCTCGGACGGTAAAGACACTTCCACGGTAAACGATTCTGAACGGGACGAAGTCATTTAAACAGAACTATGTTGGCAGAAATAACTTGGGTCAAGCAGAGGGCTGGGCCACCTTCGTCATCGTTGTCTCATTTCTCCAGGAAAGAATGAAGATAAGCCCCACTCCGATGCAGATGGCACTATCCGCAATGTTAAAGGCCGGGAAGCCAATATCCTCTGCGCCTCGGCGATGCAGGTAGAAGTAAAGAAAATCAATGACATGGCCAATCATCAAGCGATCTATAAGATTGCCAAGAATTCCCCCGAATACCAACCCCAGGGCGACCTGCCCCAAAATTGTATGTGCATCGAAATGATGGCGGCTCCAGAAGAGAACCACGAGAGCAACCAATGCCACGAGGGCCAGTACTCCGTTATTGTCCCTAAAAAGGCTCCAAGCCGCTCCGGTATTGCCCCAATGCACGAATTTAAAGAAGCCATCGATTATAACCTTCTCCTGCCCCATGTGCATCACTCGATAGACGAGCTGTTTCGTAAACTGGTCCAGCGCCAGAGTGAAAAGGGCGATCAGTGCTATGCGGCGATTTGCTAAGCTATTCATTCTTGTTAATGTTTGGCGCTCTTATCCTAATACGTCAGCAATGTTAAATCAAAATCGAACGTGGGGCGTCGTGGCATTTGCTTGTGTTTCGACAGCATTTAGCTCATTGGCAGCCTTCAAACCTCTGAAAATACAAAACAACGCGTATCCATGAAATGCAACGGCCAGGAAGCTTACACCAAAACGGAATGCAAACATCAGGACTAGAACTGAATCCAGGCTGTAAAGCACCAACCCTGTAATAAAACTCCAGGCATGCCTTTTTCGGGCGAAGATACCAAAAAAGATGAACAGTCCGACTACAATGAGGTTAAGAATAAGTCCGACTACAGTGCCAACGGTACTCCCGCTTACTTTGGCCGTTTCATCAATCGCCAGACTCATTCCCAAACCCAGAAAGAACCGGAATCCACCGCCAAACACAGCCACGCCCGTGTTAATCAGGGATAATCCAGCTATCCAAAAGAACCAATCCGCCCCTGACTTCATCTGTTTTTCCAAAGCCGGATTGCTCGGAGGCGCCGCGCTGGCGATCGCCGGAGTTATGACCGAAGCCCCGGAATTCGATACGAATACGGGGGATATGGCGGCCCCGGCCAGTTCCAATTCTGTATATTGCGCGGCCGGATGCCAGGCATTGACATCACTGCGCAATACTTGTGTGGTTGGCGTAATACGGCCTTCGCTGATCCAAATCTTGAGTTGATTCAAATTAATTGGACCATATTGTAGCCCGTCGGCTCCGAGTATGGTATAGGTAGATTCCATAGGGTCAGTAGTTCTTGGTTTTATGAGGCAGGTCGGGGATGGTTTAAACCGTCTGTCAGGAAAAGACAATTGAATTTTGCGGGGAAAGAAATGGCAAAATAGTTGAAATGGCTATTGACTTGGCCATCTATTTTGGTACTTTCTCCCCTCCTTTTAACAGGATTTAGATGAAAACGTATTTGCCGAAAGTAAATGTGGACCAGCGTAAATGGCATGTGATCGATGCCAACGGAGCCATTCTGGGCCGTTTGGCCGTTCAGATCGCCGATACCTTGCGCGGTAAAAACAAGCCTATTTTCACCTCGCACCTTGATGCTGGTGATTTTGTGGTGGTTATTAACGCCGATAAAGTCGCTGTGACCGGCAAAAAAGAAACGGACAAGTTCTTCATGACTTACTCCGGCTGGAAAGGTGGAGAAAAGTATCGTTCCGTCGCGCAAGTTCGCGCCAAGAATTCGGAAGAGCTGATTCACCACGCCGTCAAAGGCATGGTTCCCAAGAATCGCCTTGGCCGCCAGTTGCTGACCAAGCTGAAAGTCTATAAGGGTGACAAGCATCCTCATAGCGCTCAGCAGCCTGCTGAACTGGTTCCTGCGAAATAATTTTGAACTGAATCGCTGAAAGTATATGGCAGACTCCAATGAATTCCTCGGTACGGGCCGTCGCAAGACTTCTGTTGCACGGGTCCGTCTCGCTTCTGGCACCGGCAAAATCCAGGTCAATGGCCGGGCCTTTGAAACCTATTTCCCCACGGATACCCTCCGCATGGTGGTCACGCAGCCTCTGACGGTTACCGCGACAACTGGTAAATACGATGTTCGCGTCAACGTTCAGGGCGGCGGCCCAACCGGTCAGGCTGGCGCAGTCCGCCACGGCATCGCTCGTGCGCTGCTCGAAGTGGATGTAGCTTTTCGCCCCACTCTCAAGGCTGAAGGGTTGTTGACCCGCGATTCCCGTGAGAAGGAACGCAAAAAATACGGTCAACCCGGCGCGCGCAAGCGTTTCCAATACAGCAAACGTTGATCCTGTTCGATTTCACGCGCCCCGCAGGTTCAACCTTGCGGGGTTTTTCGTTTTGTAGCACGTATGCGACTCTTGAACTCGGAATTTTTTGTTTCCCTGAAGTCATGAGTTTCCACTAAAAGTATCAGATGGATAAGAAGGTGAAGGTTGGAATTGTCGGTGCCTCCGGTTATTCCGGTGAGGAGTTGGTGCGGTTGTTGTTGTCACATCCGCACGTCGAACTGACTGCAGTTACCTCGCGCCAATACGCTGGACAAACTCTCGCCCAGGTGTTTCCAAAATTCGGCCACCTGCCACAATCCAAACAACTTCGCTTTACTGAACCGAATTCCGAGTTACTGGCCAAACAGGCGCAACTCATTTTCCTCGCCCTGCCCCACGGCGTTTCTGCTGAGTATGCAGTTCCTCTGCTCCAACTGGGCTGCCAGGTGATTGATCTCAGCGCAGATTTTCGGCTGAAAAGTGCTGAAATTTACAAGGAATTCTACGCCCACGATCATCCGGCGCCTGAGTTACTGGCAACTTCGGTTTATGGTTTGCCCGAGGTTTATCGCTCCGCAATAAAGAAGGCGACACTTATTGCCTCTCCAGGATGTTATCCGACGAGTGTTTTGTTGCCCACCCTACCGCTTCTTCGCGCCGGGATTATCAAACATACCGGCATTATCGCCGATTCGATGAGTGGAGTCAGTGGCGCTGGTCGCAAGGCGGAAGTGGATTATCTTTTTGTGGAATGCAACGAAAGCGTCCGGCCTTATGGCATTCCCAAGCACCGGCATCTATCCGAGATTGAGCAGGAACTGAGCGTCGCGGCGTCGACTCCGGTGGTCATCCAATTCACCCCTCACCTCATCCCGATCAATCGCGGCATCCTAACCACTTTGTATCTCGCGCCGGAGAAGCATTTCTCGACAGTTGCAGAAGCGGAGGAGCTAAACAGGCAAATCACCGCCTGCTACCAGGCTGCGTATGCCAATGAACCCTTCGTGCGCATCCTCGAAGGCAAGGCCCTGCCCGATACCAAGAATGTCACCGGCACCAACGTCATTGAAATCGCCTGGCGCCTCGATCATCGCACCGGCAGACTCATCGTCATGAGCGCCGAGGATAATATCGTAAAAGGCGCCAGCGGCCAGGCCGTGCAAAGCATGAATATCATGTGCGGTTTTCCTGAAACTGCGGGACTGCTTTGAGTGATGCACCATTTTCCTGAAAATTCAGTCAAGGCCTGGGCGAAGGAATATGGCGCCGAACCTTTTTACTTTATCCAAACCTCGGAGGCCCGCACGCGATTGATTGCCTGGTCTGGCAACCCGGAACAGGTGAAAAGCGCCTTCTACAAATTGCTCGAGCACTTCTCCTTTGATGTGGAGGTTATGCTTAAAATCATGTTTTCACTGGAAGACAAGGACCCAATGTGGCAGAAGTTTCGCGCAGTGGTAAACCGTTCAAAGCTCGTGGACGTGGTTCATAAAAATGAAGCTTATGTTTTTGCCGACGGCATGAATCAGCTCTGGATTCGCAACCAGGAAAACAAGGAGTATTTCGCCTTCGACGACCATGGAATTTTCTTTGTGTACTCCAGCTCGCCGGTTTTCACTGAACTGTTCAGCTCACTGGGCTTCCAGGAACGTTACGAGGAACCTCTGTATGCCAGGTCCCACTTTCACCACCGCCCCTCGCATCTCGAATACTTGGAAATGAAGTTTGTGTCTGATTTAAATCTCGAAAAAGTTGCCTCTGACATTTAATTGGAAATGAAGATGAAGGAAATCCCTGGTTCCGTTATTGCTCCTCAAGGTTTTTTAGCCGCCGGAGTGTTTTGCGACATCAAACGCCTCGGCACCGGCAAAGGTTCCAACAAAGGCAAAAAACGCGACCTCGCTCTCATTCTCTCCGAGGTGCCTGCCGTCGTCGCCGGCATGTTCACGACCAGCCAGGTATGCGCCGCGCCGGTCAAGGTCAGCATGCCCCGCGCCAGCAAGGGAACGGCCCAGGCCATTGTGGTCAATTCCGGCAATGCCAATGCCTGCACCGCTGCACAAGGCATTCGTGACGCGCGCGAAATGACTGACGTGGTGGCGAAACTGTTTCGTATTTCGGCCGAGGACGTGCTCGTTGCCTCCACTGGCCGTATCGGAGTTACTCTCCCGATGGCAAATGTGAAGCGCGGCATCCGGGATGCAGCCGCTTTGCTCAATACCTTCAAGGAAAATGCTGATCACGCTGCCGAAGCCATCATGACCAGCGACACGCGTCCCAAGCAGGTCGCTGTGGAATTCAAGCTGGGCGGCAAAACCGTTCGCATTGGTGGCATCTGCAAAGGTGCAGGGATGATCCAACCTGGCATGAGCCCTACTGGAGCCCGCCCTGCAGCTGTTCCCGGCGGCAAATATCAAGGTTTGCATGCCACGATGCTTTGCTTCATCACAACCGATGCTGCCATTGAATCCAAGGCGCTGAAACTCGCGTTGAATGAAGCAGTGGCCAACAGCTTCAACCGCATCACGGTCGATGGCGACATGAGCACCAATGACACCGTCATTGTGCTTGCCAACGGCATGGCGGGGAATGCAAGTATCACCGCAGGTCGTCGCAGTGATCTGGCAGCCTTCCAGGCGGCTTTGAACCACGTCTGCCTTGAACTCGCCAAAATGATTGTGCGCGATGGCGAAGGTGTCACACGGTTTGTCACTGTAAAAGTCAGCGGAGCCAAAACGTTCGCCGATGCCGACGCCGCCGCTCGCGCGGTGGCGAACAGCTCTCTTGTGAAAACCAGCTGGTTTGGCGGCGATCCCAACTGGGGCCGCATTTTGGGCGCGCTCGGGTATTCAGCAGCAAACATTCTCGAAGAAAAGATTGATGTGGCCTACAGTGCGCCGGCAGGCAAACAACTTCTGTTTGCGCTTAAAAAGGGGCAGCCCACGAAGACATCCTTCAAGGCTCTTTGCAAGATGGTCGCGCAAAAGGAATTTGATCTGCACATCCAGCTCAACCTCGGCAAGGGCAGTGCCGTCATGTATGCCAGCGACCTCACCGAGGAATACGTGGATTTCAACAAAGGCGACGTTTCCGACCCCTCTTCTCTCGGAGGTTAAACGATGAAAGAACTTATCTCGAAAGCCGACGTGCTGCTCGAAGCGTTGCCTTACCTGCAACGTTTTCGCAATCAAACATTCGTCGTCAAATACGGCGGCAGTTTCATGGATTCTACCGATCCGGAAGTCCGTAGTGGTGTGGCACGCGATGTCGTTTTTCTCGAAGCCGCCGGCATTAATCCGGTGGTGGTTCACGGCGGCGGCAAAGCCATCACTCGCGCCATGGAAGTCTCTGGAACGAAGGCAAATTTCATCCAGGGCCAGCGCGTCACGGACGAAGCCACAGTGAAGGTTGTCGACCAGGTTCTCTCAAACCAAATTAATCCCGAAGTCGTTGCCACCATCAAATCCTTGGGCGGTTTTGCCAAAGGTTTCGCTGGCACGGAAATCTTCACCTGTCGCAAGCTGTGGCTGACCGGGCCTGCGGGAGAACAAATCGATATTGGTTTCGTCGGTGAAGTGATCGCCGTGAATACCGCGCCCTTGCTTGAGTGTATTTCACAAGGAATTACTCCCGTCATCAGTCCCACCGCCCTTGGTGAAGATGGACACGTCTACAATTGCAATGCCGACGTCGCCGCTGCCCAGACCGCGATTGCTTTGAAAGCGAAACGCCTGGTCTTCATGAGCGATGTTCCCGGCTTGATGCGCAATCCCAAGGATGAATCCACTCTCATTTCTCATCTACGTACTGGCGAAGTTGCTGATTTGAAGAAAGCCGGAATTGTGGATAAGGGGATGATTCCCAAGGTGGACAGCGCGGTTGCCGCCATTAAATCAGGTGTTGATAAAGTCTCGTTCATTGATGGACGGGTTCAGCATTCCATGCTACTCGAAGTATTTACAAATTCCGGTATCGGCACAGAAGTAGTGTTATGAAAGAAATCGTTCCCCAGCCCCCGTCCATTGTTCACAATGAAATGGCGGAGATTCAGTCTCTTTTTAACAAAAACGTCATCCCATCCTACGGGCGTTTTGATATCGTCCTGAGCCATGGCTCCGGCAGTCAGCTCTGGGATGTCACCGGCAAGCGCTACCTCGATCTCGGCGGCGGCATCGCGGTTTGTTCACTGGGGCATGCCCCTTCAGCCATAACTGAAGCCTTGATCGAACAATCGCGTAAACTCGTCCATGTTTCGAATCTTTATTTCCATGCTCCGCAAGGTCGCCTGGCTCAGGAATTGGTAAATCTCATCGGCCCGGGCAAATGCTTCTTTACCAACAGCGGTGTGGAGGCGAACGAGGGTCTGTTTAAACTGGCCCGCAAGTTCGGCCATGATGAAGGACGTTTTGAGATCATCACCACTTACAATTCTTTCCACGGACGGACACTCGCCGGAATTTCTGCCACAGGCCAGGACAAGGTTAAAAAAGGTTTTGAACCAATGGTCCCTGGT is part of the Pedosphaera parvula Ellin514 genome and harbors:
- the rplM gene encoding 50S ribosomal protein L13 produces the protein MKTYLPKVNVDQRKWHVIDANGAILGRLAVQIADTLRGKNKPIFTSHLDAGDFVVVINADKVAVTGKKETDKFFMTYSGWKGGEKYRSVAQVRAKNSEELIHHAVKGMVPKNRLGRQLLTKLKVYKGDKHPHSAQQPAELVPAK
- a CDS encoding RluA family pseudouridine synthase yields the protein MTSSRSESFTVEVSLPSERLDTFLRERFPAVSRGTIQRLIEQGHIKVNGQTIKPTHHPRAGELIEVYWPEARPAEARPEDIPLDIIFEDSDLLVLNKAPGLVVHPAAGHEEHTLVNALLHHCEGQLSGIGGVARPGIVHRLDKETSGCLVVAKNDAAHMALAEQFSGRTLEKTYLAIVCGEVVRNSGEIRASIARHPTHRKRMTVTDGSGREAWTSYKVRERFSGATWLEALLHTGRTHQIRVHFQHLGYPIVGDATYGTRQNKRLIEVTGYAAPRQMLHAWKLSFLHPCKGKKLSFEAPWPADFQTALASLRKVSET
- the argB gene encoding acetylglutamate kinase produces the protein MKELISKADVLLEALPYLQRFRNQTFVVKYGGSFMDSTDPEVRSGVARDVVFLEAAGINPVVVHGGGKAITRAMEVSGTKANFIQGQRVTDEATVKVVDQVLSNQINPEVVATIKSLGGFAKGFAGTEIFTCRKLWLTGPAGEQIDIGFVGEVIAVNTAPLLECISQGITPVISPTALGEDGHVYNCNADVAAAQTAIALKAKRLVFMSDVPGLMRNPKDESTLISHLRTGEVADLKKAGIVDKGMIPKVDSAVAAIKSGVDKVSFIDGRVQHSMLLEVFTNSGIGTEVVL
- the argC gene encoding N-acetyl-gamma-glutamyl-phosphate reductase → MDKKVKVGIVGASGYSGEELVRLLLSHPHVELTAVTSRQYAGQTLAQVFPKFGHLPQSKQLRFTEPNSELLAKQAQLIFLALPHGVSAEYAVPLLQLGCQVIDLSADFRLKSAEIYKEFYAHDHPAPELLATSVYGLPEVYRSAIKKATLIASPGCYPTSVLLPTLPLLRAGIIKHTGIIADSMSGVSGAGRKAEVDYLFVECNESVRPYGIPKHRHLSEIEQELSVAASTPVVIQFTPHLIPINRGILTTLYLAPEKHFSTVAEAEELNRQITACYQAAYANEPFVRILEGKALPDTKNVTGTNVIEIAWRLDHRTGRLIVMSAEDNIVKGASGQAVQSMNIMCGFPETAGLL
- a CDS encoding DUF4339 domain-containing protein, which gives rise to MESTYTILGADGLQYGPINLNQLKIWISEGRITPTTQVLRSDVNAWHPAAQYTELELAGAAISPVFVSNSGASVITPAIASAAPPSNPALEKQMKSGADWFFWIAGLSLINTGVAVFGGGFRFFLGLGMSLAIDETAKVSGSTVGTVVGLILNLIVVGLFIFFGIFARKRHAWSFITGLVLYSLDSVLVLMFAFRFGVSFLAVAFHGYALFCIFRGLKAANELNAVETQANATTPHVRF
- the lspA gene encoding signal peptidase II; amino-acid sequence: MNSLANRRIALIALFTLALDQFTKQLVYRVMHMGQEKVIIDGFFKFVHWGNTGAAWSLFRDNNGVLALVALVALVVLFWSRHHFDAHTILGQVALGLVFGGILGNLIDRLMIGHVIDFLYFYLHRRGAEDIGFPAFNIADSAICIGVGLIFILSWRNETTMTKVAQPSA
- the rpsI gene encoding 30S ribosomal protein S9, with the protein product MADSNEFLGTGRRKTSVARVRLASGTGKIQVNGRAFETYFPTDTLRMVVTQPLTVTATTGKYDVRVNVQGGGPTGQAGAVRHGIARALLEVDVAFRPTLKAEGLLTRDSREKERKKYGQPGARKRFQYSKR
- the argJ gene encoding bifunctional glutamate N-acetyltransferase/amino-acid acetyltransferase ArgJ, whose protein sequence is MKMKEIPGSVIAPQGFLAAGVFCDIKRLGTGKGSNKGKKRDLALILSEVPAVVAGMFTTSQVCAAPVKVSMPRASKGTAQAIVVNSGNANACTAAQGIRDAREMTDVVAKLFRISAEDVLVASTGRIGVTLPMANVKRGIRDAAALLNTFKENADHAAEAIMTSDTRPKQVAVEFKLGGKTVRIGGICKGAGMIQPGMSPTGARPAAVPGGKYQGLHATMLCFITTDAAIESKALKLALNEAVANSFNRITVDGDMSTNDTVIVLANGMAGNASITAGRRSDLAAFQAALNHVCLELAKMIVRDGEGVTRFVTVKVSGAKTFADADAAARAVANSSLVKTSWFGGDPNWGRILGALGYSAANILEEKIDVAYSAPAGKQLLFALKKGQPTKTSFKALCKMVAQKEFDLHIQLNLGKGSAVMYASDLTEEYVDFNKGDVSDPSSLGG